In Corynebacterium aquatimens, one genomic interval encodes:
- a CDS encoding 3-isopropylmalate dehydrogenase, which translates to MSNALKIAVIAGDGIGPEVMEEGLRVLRAVRNDVEFTDYDLGARRYLRNGELLTDDDLASLREHDAILLGAIGDPDRVAPGVLERGLLLPLRFKLDHFVNLRPSKLYPTAVSPLANPGDIDFVVVREGTEGLYCGNGGTLRQGTPHEVASEVSQNTRFGVERLVRHGFATAMARRKKLTLVHKTNVLVNAGGLWQNTVDDVAKEFPEVEVDYNHIDAATIYMVTDPGRYDVIVTDNLFGDILTDLAGAVAGGVGQACSGNIDASRANPSMFEPVHGSAPDIAGKGIADPTAMILSVAMMLRWLNDESNAVRIEDAVSADVSERGGEPISTTEVGQRIASRLA; encoded by the coding sequence ATGTCAAACGCCTTAAAAATTGCTGTCATTGCCGGCGACGGCATCGGACCCGAGGTCATGGAAGAAGGCCTTCGTGTCCTTCGTGCCGTCCGGAACGATGTGGAGTTCACGGACTACGACCTCGGCGCGCGCCGTTACCTGCGCAACGGGGAGCTGCTTACTGACGATGACTTGGCGAGCCTCCGTGAGCATGACGCGATCCTGCTGGGCGCCATCGGTGATCCGGATCGCGTCGCGCCAGGCGTTTTAGAGCGTGGGCTGCTGCTGCCCCTGCGCTTCAAGCTTGACCACTTTGTCAACCTGCGCCCGTCCAAGTTGTACCCGACGGCCGTGAGCCCGTTGGCGAATCCGGGCGACATTGATTTCGTGGTGGTCCGTGAAGGCACCGAGGGCCTGTACTGCGGCAACGGAGGCACGTTGCGCCAGGGCACCCCGCACGAGGTTGCTAGCGAGGTCTCCCAGAACACCCGCTTTGGCGTGGAGCGCCTAGTGCGCCACGGTTTTGCAACCGCCATGGCGCGGCGTAAGAAGCTCACGCTCGTGCACAAGACCAACGTGCTGGTGAACGCCGGTGGCTTGTGGCAGAACACCGTCGATGACGTGGCAAAGGAATTCCCGGAGGTCGAGGTGGATTACAACCACATCGATGCCGCCACCATCTACATGGTGACGGACCCTGGCCGCTACGACGTGATTGTGACGGACAACCTCTTCGGCGACATCCTCACCGATCTCGCTGGTGCCGTTGCAGGCGGCGTGGGCCAGGCGTGCTCCGGCAACATCGACGCTTCGCGCGCCAACCCGTCTATGTTTGAGCCGGTTCACGGTTCCGCACCGGATATCGCGGGCAAGGGCATCGCAGACCCGACCGCGATGATTCTTTCCGTTGCGATGATGCTTCGCTGGCTTAACGACGAATCCAATGCCGTGCGCATCGAGGACGCTGTGTCGGCTGACGTGTCCGAACGCGGCGGGGAGCCGATCTCCACGACCGAGGTCGGCCAACGCATTGCATCTAGGCTCGCGTAA
- a CDS encoding YbdD/YjiX family protein, producing MALRLSTAPQPRTTTRHARGWASATVKVLASVRWYVKELMGDNDYAKYCDHFRAHHPGEEPLSEREFWKARWAHQDANPQGRCC from the coding sequence ATGGCACTTCGCTTATCGACGGCACCCCAGCCGCGAACAACCACCCGTCATGCCCGGGGCTGGGCGAGCGCTACCGTCAAAGTGCTGGCTTCCGTGCGGTGGTACGTCAAGGAACTGATGGGGGACAATGATTACGCGAAGTACTGCGATCACTTCCGCGCACACCACCCGGGAGAGGAACCGCTGAGCGAGCGCGAGTTCTGGAAGGCACGCTGGGCGCACCAGGACGCGAATCCACAGGGGCGCTGCTGCTAG
- a CDS encoding carbon starvation CstA family protein — MSTAVNDARTPSSGDEPDVVPRERLEVTVTPDGVEHVVGVKPAKIIGTTERIVIGILSVLGAFGWGAIALNRGETINSVWLVLAAIGTYAIGFSLYARLIEYKVVKPRNTRATPAEYVDDGTDFVPTDRRVLFGHHFAAIAGAGPLVGPVMASQMGYLPGTLWIIIGVVIAGAVQDYLVLTISSRRKGRSLGQMITDEVGKVGGFAGTLATMMIMVIVIAVLALVVVNALAESPWGVFSIAMTIPIALFMGVYTRFFRPGHVAEVSLIGFVLLMASIIGGGYVAETSWGADVFTLSKTTLAICVLVYGVIAAALPVWLLLAPRDYLSTFMKVGVIVMLAIAILIDRPEIKMPAVTEFARNGEGPVFSGNLFPFLFITIACGALSGFHALISSGTTPKLMEKETHARVIGYGSMLMESFVAVMALITATILDPHLYFAVNSPAGLTQKSPDTAAEFVNGLPIPGDGITASELTSMAQAIGEETVISKTGGAPTFAMGMSQIMTDVIGHPGLQAFWYHFAIMFEALFILTAIDAGTRVARFMMGDILGTVPGLSKFKDPSWRVGGWIATLAVCAMWGAILVMGVSDPLGGINVLFPLFGIANQLLAAMALCLITAVVFKKGLFKWAWIPLIPLVWDLVVTMTASWQKIFSDNPAIGYFAQNAAFKDARAQGLQEFKTAKTPEEIDIVIRNTMIQGWLSVFFAVLVLVVVIATVVVCLKAIRAHSAGHPPQLSEEEPIPSTLFIPRGLVATREEKAVAKAYGLDLASSGGH, encoded by the coding sequence ATGAGCACAGCTGTCAATGACGCTCGCACGCCATCGTCCGGTGATGAACCGGACGTAGTGCCGCGTGAGCGCTTAGAAGTCACGGTAACGCCCGATGGCGTTGAACACGTCGTTGGCGTGAAGCCCGCGAAAATCATCGGTACAACCGAGCGCATCGTCATCGGAATTCTTTCGGTCCTTGGCGCGTTTGGGTGGGGCGCGATCGCTTTGAACCGCGGGGAGACCATCAACTCAGTGTGGCTGGTCCTCGCCGCGATTGGTACCTATGCAATCGGCTTCTCCTTGTATGCGCGGTTGATTGAGTACAAGGTGGTCAAGCCGCGTAACACCCGGGCGACTCCTGCGGAGTACGTCGATGACGGCACGGACTTCGTGCCCACGGACCGCCGGGTGCTTTTTGGACACCACTTCGCAGCGATCGCCGGTGCGGGCCCGCTGGTGGGTCCGGTGATGGCCTCGCAAATGGGCTACTTGCCCGGCACGCTCTGGATCATCATCGGTGTGGTCATCGCCGGTGCGGTGCAGGACTATCTGGTGCTCACGATCTCCTCTCGTCGTAAAGGTCGCTCGCTGGGCCAGATGATTACAGATGAAGTGGGCAAGGTTGGCGGCTTCGCCGGCACCCTGGCCACGATGATGATCATGGTGATTGTGATCGCCGTGCTCGCGCTCGTGGTGGTCAACGCCTTGGCCGAATCCCCGTGGGGTGTGTTCTCGATCGCGATGACCATTCCGATTGCCCTGTTCATGGGCGTCTATACCCGTTTCTTCCGCCCGGGTCACGTCGCGGAAGTGTCTCTGATTGGCTTCGTGCTGTTGATGGCCTCGATCATTGGCGGCGGCTACGTAGCGGAGACCAGTTGGGGTGCGGACGTGTTCACGCTGTCGAAGACAACGCTGGCCATCTGCGTGCTGGTCTACGGCGTCATCGCTGCGGCGCTGCCGGTGTGGCTGCTGCTTGCACCGCGTGATTACCTCTCCACCTTCATGAAGGTCGGCGTGATCGTCATGCTGGCTATTGCGATCCTGATTGACCGCCCAGAGATTAAGATGCCTGCGGTCACCGAGTTCGCGCGCAACGGTGAGGGACCGGTGTTTTCCGGAAACCTTTTCCCGTTCCTTTTCATCACTATTGCCTGCGGCGCGCTGTCTGGTTTCCACGCTTTAATCTCCTCCGGAACCACGCCGAAGCTCATGGAGAAAGAAACCCATGCCCGCGTCATCGGATACGGCTCCATGCTCATGGAATCATTCGTGGCCGTCATGGCTCTGATTACCGCAACCATCCTGGATCCGCACCTTTACTTTGCGGTGAACTCCCCGGCGGGCCTGACGCAGAAAAGCCCGGATACTGCCGCGGAGTTTGTCAACGGCCTCCCGATCCCCGGTGACGGGATTACGGCTTCGGAGCTGACGTCGATGGCGCAGGCCATTGGCGAAGAGACCGTGATTTCCAAGACCGGTGGCGCGCCAACGTTCGCGATGGGTATGTCGCAAATCATGACGGACGTCATCGGTCACCCGGGTCTGCAGGCCTTCTGGTACCACTTCGCCATCATGTTTGAGGCGCTGTTCATCCTCACCGCCATCGATGCCGGCACCCGCGTGGCCCGTTTCATGATGGGCGACATTTTGGGCACCGTTCCTGGTCTGAGCAAGTTCAAGGATCCCTCCTGGCGCGTCGGCGGTTGGATTGCAACTCTGGCCGTGTGTGCGATGTGGGGTGCCATCTTGGTGATGGGTGTTTCTGACCCGCTGGGCGGCATCAACGTGCTGTTCCCGCTGTTCGGCATCGCCAACCAGCTGCTCGCTGCGATGGCACTGTGTCTGATCACCGCGGTCGTGTTCAAGAAGGGGTTATTCAAGTGGGCATGGATTCCGCTCATCCCGCTGGTCTGGGACCTGGTGGTTACCATGACCGCCTCCTGGCAGAAGATCTTCAGCGACAACCCCGCGATCGGCTACTTCGCGCAAAACGCCGCCTTCAAGGACGCCCGCGCACAAGGTCTGCAGGAGTTCAAGACAGCTAAGACTCCGGAAGAAATCGACATTGTCATCCGCAACACGATGATCCAGGGATGGTTGTCTGTATTCTTCGCCGTGCTCGTGCTCGTCGTCGTCATCGCCACAGTCGTCGTGTGCCTCAAGGCCATCCGCGCTCACTCCGCGGGCCACCCGCCCCAACTTTCTGAGGAAGAGCCGATCCCGTCGACGTTGTTCATCCCGCGAGGCCTCGTCGCAACGCGCGAAGAGAAGGCGGTTGCCAAGGCCTACGGGCTTGATCTCGCGTCCTCTGGGGGGCACTGA
- the serA gene encoding phosphoglycerate dehydrogenase, whose protein sequence is MSKPVVLIADKLAQSTVDALGSEVEVRWVDGPNRPELLAAVPEADALLVRSATTVDKEVLEAAPNLKIVGRAGVGLDNVDIETATERGVMVVNAPTSNIHSACEHAIALLLATARQIPAADATLRDGEWKRSSFKGVEIFGKTIGIVGFGHIGQLFAQRLAAFETTIIAYDPYANPARAAQMGVELVELEELVSRADFVTIHLPKTKETQGMFNAELLAKAKEGQIIINAARGGLVDEQALADAITNGPIRGAGFDVYASEPCTDSPLFALDEVVVTPHLGASTAEAQDRAGTDVAYSVLKALAGEFVPDAVNVVGGQVGEEVASWLDLSRKLGLVAGKLLEEAPVSVRVTARGELSTEETDTLTLSAVRGLFSGIVEEPVTFVNAPAIAKARGLEVDSAKSSESRDHRSSLEVQVASATGDTVTLEGALTGTERVEKFVRLGGRGLDMRAEGRNLFLSYTDKPGALGEVGSKLGQAGINIEAAALTQASKGDGAYLILRVESEIPANLEEQIAASIDAKSHQLDLD, encoded by the coding sequence GTGTCCAAACCCGTCGTCCTTATCGCTGACAAGCTTGCGCAATCTACAGTTGACGCGCTCGGTTCTGAAGTGGAGGTGCGTTGGGTAGACGGTCCGAACCGCCCCGAGCTGCTCGCCGCAGTACCGGAGGCGGATGCGCTTCTGGTTCGCTCTGCGACGACCGTCGATAAGGAAGTGCTTGAAGCCGCTCCGAACTTGAAGATCGTGGGCCGCGCGGGCGTGGGTCTGGACAACGTGGACATTGAGACCGCGACTGAACGTGGCGTGATGGTTGTCAACGCCCCGACCTCCAACATCCACTCCGCATGTGAGCACGCGATCGCTCTGCTGCTGGCCACCGCGCGCCAGATCCCGGCGGCTGATGCGACTCTGCGCGACGGCGAGTGGAAGCGCTCCTCGTTCAAGGGTGTGGAGATCTTTGGCAAGACGATCGGCATCGTTGGCTTCGGTCACATCGGCCAGCTTTTCGCCCAGCGCCTGGCTGCGTTTGAGACCACGATCATCGCGTACGACCCCTACGCGAACCCGGCTCGTGCCGCACAAATGGGCGTCGAGCTCGTGGAGCTGGAAGAGCTTGTTTCCCGCGCTGACTTCGTGACCATCCACCTGCCCAAGACCAAAGAGACGCAGGGCATGTTCAATGCTGAGCTGCTGGCGAAGGCGAAGGAAGGCCAGATCATCATCAACGCTGCGCGTGGCGGGCTTGTCGACGAGCAGGCGCTTGCCGACGCGATTACCAACGGCCCGATCCGTGGCGCTGGTTTCGATGTCTACGCTTCCGAGCCGTGCACCGATTCGCCGCTGTTCGCCCTGGATGAGGTCGTTGTGACCCCGCACCTGGGTGCGTCCACGGCTGAAGCGCAGGACCGTGCGGGTACGGACGTTGCGTACTCCGTGCTCAAGGCACTGGCTGGCGAGTTCGTTCCGGACGCTGTCAACGTCGTTGGTGGCCAGGTCGGTGAGGAAGTCGCATCCTGGCTGGATCTGTCCCGCAAGCTCGGCCTGGTTGCCGGCAAGCTGCTGGAGGAGGCTCCGGTGTCCGTTCGCGTGACCGCACGCGGCGAGCTGTCTACGGAAGAGACTGACACCCTCACCCTGTCCGCTGTGCGCGGCCTGTTCTCCGGCATCGTGGAGGAGCCGGTGACCTTTGTCAACGCGCCGGCAATTGCCAAAGCCCGCGGCCTTGAGGTTGATTCCGCGAAGTCCAGCGAGTCCCGCGACCACCGTTCCTCGCTTGAGGTGCAGGTTGCGTCCGCTACCGGCGACACCGTGACGCTGGAGGGCGCCCTGACCGGCACGGAGCGCGTGGAGAAGTTTGTCCGCCTCGGCGGCCGTGGCCTGGATATGCGTGCCGAGGGCCGCAACCTCTTCCTCAGCTACACCGACAAGCCGGGCGCTCTGGGCGAGGTCGGCTCCAAGCTGGGCCAGGCTGGCATCAACATTGAGGCTGCAGCCCTGACCCAGGCGTCCAAGGGCGACGGCGCGTACCTGATCCTGCGCGTTGAGTCCGAGATTCCGGCTAACCTGGAAGAGCAGATCGCCGCCTCCATCGACGCGAAGAGCCACCAGCTCGACCTGGATTAA
- a CDS encoding DUF262 domain-containing protein, whose product MAFTTPSYSLTDLFTRAERGELQLPDFQRGYIWDVDRTRALISTVLRGYPVGAFLALDTRGVEPRFRPRPLPGAPSTDAEPGLLLLDGHHRLASLYRAFRGDGLVDVLDFRGGRIKRHFYVDVAAAVSTDPMPEEAVFAVDTDGIVRSHFGPEIEGGLFDREAMIRHRVVPVNSLLGDKGSDLLFDMAAACSDAQLREQIKEFHNRIVRPLAGYTIPVTRLDRRTSQIGVGQVFAQANSAGVKMDVFELLTASFALEDPQFILLDHWEAIAKELYARPALAKIDRIDFLRAVSLLVSSSNGPARGHRGDILNLKLGDYLWAADRMRDAFIQAAEFLEERCIFTVEQVPYTAQLVPLAVILARLTDAGVLTGDDTTAIDRVNCWFWSGVFGELYGAHAPSIRAGTDVDQVTDWAVGQTEDVPKTIQDAECTTESLFSADEDSGIYRGLFALLMARGALDWRTGKAFDAATVDELEPGFYPVFPPQFCHANGVDDRLAHSVLNRTPLGRRTEAVMEGGDPKRYLSRLQSKAIMEDEEFDSLLSTHELVPEYLFSSNWQAFFDDRLTRFRGMIEYAMDKPVR is encoded by the coding sequence ATGGCTTTCACCACGCCGAGTTACTCACTGACAGATCTCTTTACGCGCGCGGAGCGGGGCGAACTTCAGCTCCCGGATTTTCAAAGGGGATACATCTGGGATGTTGATCGCACGCGAGCGCTGATTTCCACCGTGCTGCGTGGCTACCCCGTCGGCGCGTTCTTGGCGCTGGACACGCGTGGGGTGGAGCCACGGTTCAGGCCGCGGCCCCTACCGGGCGCCCCCAGTACGGACGCGGAGCCAGGGCTTTTGCTTCTCGACGGTCACCATAGGCTCGCATCCCTGTACCGCGCGTTCCGTGGCGATGGCTTGGTGGACGTGCTTGACTTCCGCGGCGGGCGCATCAAGCGTCACTTTTACGTGGACGTGGCTGCGGCGGTGTCGACGGACCCGATGCCGGAGGAAGCCGTTTTCGCGGTGGATACGGATGGGATCGTGCGGTCCCACTTCGGGCCGGAGATTGAGGGCGGGCTGTTTGACCGTGAGGCGATGATCCGCCACCGCGTGGTGCCTGTGAATTCCTTGCTGGGGGACAAGGGTTCGGACTTGTTGTTCGACATGGCAGCGGCATGCAGTGATGCGCAGCTGCGTGAGCAGATCAAGGAATTCCACAACCGTATCGTGCGACCGCTGGCCGGATACACCATTCCGGTGACGCGCTTGGACCGCCGGACGTCCCAGATCGGTGTGGGCCAGGTCTTTGCGCAGGCCAATAGTGCCGGGGTCAAGATGGACGTCTTTGAGCTGCTCACCGCCAGCTTCGCGTTGGAGGACCCGCAGTTCATCCTCCTGGATCACTGGGAAGCCATTGCGAAGGAGCTCTACGCCCGACCCGCGCTGGCGAAGATCGACAGGATTGATTTCCTGCGCGCGGTCTCGCTTCTGGTGAGCAGTAGTAATGGCCCGGCGCGTGGTCACCGCGGTGACATCTTGAATCTTAAGCTGGGGGATTACCTGTGGGCAGCAGACCGGATGCGTGATGCGTTCATCCAGGCCGCGGAGTTTTTGGAGGAGCGCTGCATTTTCACGGTGGAGCAGGTGCCGTACACGGCGCAGCTCGTTCCACTGGCGGTCATTCTTGCCCGTTTGACGGATGCTGGTGTGTTGACTGGGGACGACACCACGGCGATTGACCGTGTCAACTGCTGGTTCTGGAGCGGCGTGTTTGGGGAGCTCTACGGGGCGCACGCGCCGTCGATACGCGCGGGCACAGACGTGGACCAGGTCACGGACTGGGCGGTGGGACAAACCGAGGATGTGCCGAAGACGATCCAGGATGCGGAGTGCACCACGGAGAGCCTGTTTAGCGCTGATGAGGATTCGGGGATCTACCGCGGGTTGTTCGCGCTGCTCATGGCGCGCGGCGCGCTGGATTGGCGCACGGGTAAGGCTTTTGACGCCGCGACGGTGGATGAGCTCGAACCCGGCTTCTACCCGGTGTTCCCGCCGCAGTTCTGCCACGCCAACGGCGTGGATGATCGCCTAGCGCATTCCGTGTTGAACCGCACGCCTTTGGGGCGCCGGACCGAAGCGGTGATGGAAGGCGGCGACCCGAAGCGCTACCTGTCGCGCCTCCAGTCGAAGGCGATCATGGAGGATGAGGAATTTGATTCACTGCTTTCCACGCACGAGCTTGTGCCCGAATACCTGTTTAGTTCCAACTGGCAGGCGTTTTTCGACGATCGCCTGACGCGTTTCCGCGGGATGATCGAATACGCAATGGACAAGCCGGTGCGCTAG
- a CDS encoding cation diffusion facilitator family transporter, giving the protein MWALGTALAITAVVFVAELVGGWLSGSMALMADAMHMLSDSTSLAIAFIAVFIGSRVRSARATYGYRRVEVLAAALNAATVLLVSVWIVYQAFGRFGAGAEVDTRTMIIVAVVGLIANVASAWVLNAQREKSLNVEGAFLHVIVDLFGSVAVIIAGGVIALTGWQVADVIASLLIAALVVPRAWQLLKSSTSVLLEQVPEGIDPRQVQEELEGLSGVEAVHDLHLWSTNGSDALCTAHLITRLAEPFRLLDLAQERLTALGIAHATIQIERPEHSAHETFCEPGQ; this is encoded by the coding sequence ATGTGGGCGCTGGGCACGGCGCTGGCGATTACGGCGGTGGTGTTCGTGGCGGAGCTGGTCGGTGGCTGGCTGTCGGGTTCGATGGCGCTGATGGCGGATGCGATGCACATGTTGTCGGATTCAACGTCGTTGGCAATTGCGTTTATAGCGGTGTTCATCGGTTCCCGGGTGAGGTCGGCGCGGGCAACCTATGGTTACCGCAGGGTTGAGGTGCTTGCGGCGGCGCTGAACGCGGCGACGGTGCTGCTGGTGTCGGTATGGATTGTGTACCAGGCTTTCGGGCGGTTTGGTGCGGGCGCGGAAGTGGACACGCGCACGATGATCATCGTCGCGGTGGTCGGTCTGATCGCTAACGTCGCGTCCGCGTGGGTGCTAAACGCGCAGCGGGAAAAATCGCTCAACGTCGAAGGCGCTTTCCTGCATGTGATAGTGGACCTTTTCGGGTCGGTTGCGGTGATCATCGCTGGTGGGGTGATTGCGCTCACTGGCTGGCAGGTAGCGGATGTCATCGCTTCGCTTTTGATTGCGGCACTGGTGGTGCCGCGTGCATGGCAATTGCTGAAGTCGTCGACAAGCGTGTTGCTCGAGCAGGTACCTGAGGGCATTGACCCGCGCCAGGTGCAAGAAGAGCTGGAAGGGCTAAGCGGGGTCGAGGCCGTGCATGATCTCCACCTGTGGTCAACCAACGGGAGTGACGCGTTGTGCACCGCGCACTTGATTACCCGGCTCGCTGAGCCATTTAGGCTGCTTGACCTAGCGCAAGAGCGGCTCACCGCCTTAGGAATCGCCCACGCGACGATTCAGATCGAGCGCCCAGAGCACTCCGCGCACGAGACGTTCTGCGAGCCTGGCCAGTAG